One genomic window of Phoenix dactylifera cultivar Barhee BC4 chromosome 6, palm_55x_up_171113_PBpolish2nd_filt_p, whole genome shotgun sequence includes the following:
- the LOC103710275 gene encoding pentatricopeptide repeat-containing protein At1g69290-like, with the protein MRRRLPLLFPTPKLFSSSSSPEIPTLYSFLQPSIFALRKTNPNPPPQTPNPQTLTPDPSALESDLHSSLLSGHTDRAWSSFKALTARSLLPSPSVANSLLAHLSSLPDRHNLKRAFASAVFLLERNPQSLSFDTLEAVFRAMDSAATPAAAVALVRTMFKNRFFPPFSIWGQSLIQITRRNGGFAAFLRVFEENCRLALDEKIESMKPDIAACNAVLDGCCRDLGSVSDAERVLETMSALGLSPDLQSFGSLAYLYAWKGLEGRIAELDKLMDALGFLNKMVFFKNLISGFMKSNNFESVSSVVLRALKERSDKNPNFLDEGTYVEVVKGFVDNGRIKDLAALIIEAQELESSQQLVGVDSSVGFGIVNACVGLGLLNKAHSILDEMNARGASLGLGVYSSILKAYCKEQRTAEAAQLVTEISSSGLQLDASSYDTLIDASMSAQDFQSAFSLFRDMREARLPELKTSYLTIMTGLMENHRPELMAAFLDSVVEDPRIEIATHDWNSIIHAFCKAGRFEDARRTYRRMLFLRFEPNNQTHLSLINGYVSAEKYFSVLILWTEVRRKGVIKLDHDLVDAFLYALVKGGFFDAAMQVVEKAQELKIFVDKWRHKQAFMEKHKKLKVAKLRKRNFRKMEALIAFKNWAGLNA; encoded by the coding sequence ATGCGGAGAAGACTCCCACTCCTTTTTCCCACTCCAAaactcttctcctcttcttcctctcctgagATCCCAACCCTCTACTCCTTCCTCCAGCCTTCAATCTTCGCCCTCCGGAAGACCAATCCCAACCCCCCTCCCCAAACCCCAAATCCCCAAACCCTAACGCCCGACCCCTCAGCCCTCGAATCCGATCTCCACTCCTCACTCCTGTCGGGCCACACCGACCGCGCATGGAGCTCCTTCAAGGCCCTCACCGCCCGCTCCCTCCTCCCCAGCCCCTCCGTCGCCAACTCCCTCCTCGCccacctctcctccctccccgaCCGCCACAACCTAAAGCGCGCCTTCGCGTCCGCCGTCTTCCTCCTCGAGAGGAACCCCCAGTCCCTCTCCTTTGATACTCTCGAGGCCGTCTTCCGCGCCATGGACTCCGCCGCCACCCCCGCCGCTGCCGTCGCCCTGGTGAGAACCATGTTCAAAAACAGATTTTTTCCGCCATTTTCCATCTGGGGACAGTCCCTGATCCAGATCACGAGAAGAAACGGCGGATTCGCTGCGTTCTTGCGGGTTTTTGAAGAAAACTGCCGCCTTGCGCTCGATGAGAAGATCGAATCGATGAAGCCCGACATCGCTGCCTGTAATGCAGTCCTGGATGGGTGCTGCCGTGATCTGGGATCGGTTTCTGATGCCGAGAGGGTTCTCGAGACAATGTCGGCTTTGGGCTTGTCGCCGGACTTGCAGAGTTTCGGGTCACTGGCTTACTTGTATGCATGGAAGGGCCTTGAGGGCAGGATCGCCGAGCTGGATAAATTGATGGATGCGTTGGGATTTCTGAACAAGATGGTGTTTTTCAAGAATCTGATTAGCGgattcatgaaatccaacaaTTTTGAATCGGTTTCATCGGTTGTTCTACGTGCTTTGAAGGAAAGGAGTGATAAAAATCCAAACTTTCTGGACGAAGGAACTTATGTGGAGGTTGTGAAGGGTTTTGTTGATAATGGGAGGATCAAAGATTTGGCTGCTTTGATCATTGAAGCACAGGAATTGGAATCGTCTCAACAGTTGGTTGGAGTAGATAGCTCGGTTGGGTTCGGTATTGTCAATGCCTGCGTTGGACTAGGCCTGTTGAATAAGGCTCACAGCATTCTGGATGAAATGAATGCTCGAGGAGCTTCACTGGGGCTTGGTGTCTACTCCTCGATCTTGAAAGCTTACTGCAAAGAGCAGAGAACAGCAGAGGCAGCTCAATTGGTGACAGAGATTAGTTCTTCTGGGCTCCAATTGGATGCTAGCAGCTACGATACTCTCATTGATGCCTCCATGTCGGCTCAAGATTTCCAGTCAGCATTCTCTCTTTTCAGGGACATGAGGGAGGCGAGGCTGCCTGAACTGAAAACAAGCTATCTCACTATAATGACAGGCTTGATGGAGAACCATCGGCCTGAGCTCATGGCTGCCTTCTTGGACTCCGTGGTCGAGGACCCGAGAATTGAGATTGCAACCCATGATTGGAATTCCATAATTCATGCCTTCTGTAAGGCTGGGCGGTTTGAGGATGCTCGGAGGACCTACCGAAGAATGTTATTCCTGAGGTTCGAGCCCAATAACCAGACACACCTTTCGCTCATCAATGGATATGTCTCagcagaaaaatacttcagtgtGTTGATACTTTGGACAGAAGTGAGGAGAAAGGGAGTTATAAAGTTGGATCATGACTTGGTGGATGCATTCTTGTATGCTCTGGTTAAGGGTGGATTCTTTGATGCCGCAATGCAGGTGGTGGAGAAGGCACAGGAGCTGAAGATATTTGTGGATAAGTGGAGGCATAAGCAGGCCTTCATGGAGAAACACAAGAAGTTGAAGGTGGCAAAGCTTAGGAAGAGGAACTTTAGGAAGATGGAAGCGCTGATTGCATTTAAGAATTGGGCTGGTCTTAATGCTTAA
- the LOC103710258 gene encoding PLASMODESMATA CALLOSE-BINDING PROTEIN 3 has translation MAALLLLVLLLAISGGSDAAWCVCKSDQSSAALQKTIDYACGAGADCTSILQNGACYNPNTVLAHCSYAANSYYQRKGQVDGACDFSATATLTNSDPGGNGCTYPATPSAAGTSSTSTGTNTASSSTTSGTTTTPTGTGGVLGLGPSGTSSMDGSDGGLLPKAKMDSLLLTILLSVLAFSRI, from the exons ATGGCTGCTCTACTTCTCCTTGTGCTTCTGCTGGCCATTAGTGGTGGTTCAG ATGCTGCTTGGTGTGTATGTAAGTCTGATCAGAGCAGCGCTGCTTTACAAAAGACCATAGACTATGCTTGTGGAGCTGGGGCTGACTGCACCTCTATCCTCCAGAATGGAGCATGCTATAATCCTAACACAGTGCTTGCGCACTGCTCTTATGCTGCCAATAGCTACTACCAGAGGAAGGGCCAGGTTGATGGAGCCTGCGACTTCTCTGCGACTGCCACCCTCACCAACTCTGACCCTG GAGGAAATGGTTGCACTTATCCTGCAACTCCCAG TGCTGCAGGAACGTCAAGCACTTCAACCGGCACAAACACCGCAAGCTCATCAACCACAAGTGGAACCACCACAACCCCAACTGGGACCGGAGGAGTGCTGGGACTCGGTCCCTCGGGCACAAGCAGCATGGATGGCAGTGATGGTGGCTTGCTTCCAAAGGCTAAAATGGACTCACTCCTCTTAACCATTCTCCTTTCTGTTCTTGCTTTCTCGAGGATTTGA
- the LOC103710266 gene encoding erlin-2-B, which yields MDAPQQPQQQQSMRSSPPPSSGGDLFSVVVMVVFSLVFVTVMLSSSISTRSSSFSILHQVPEGHVGVYWRGGALLKTITNPGFHLKLPLITHFEPIQVTLQTDQVRDIPCGTKGGVMISFDKIEVVNRLRKEYVYETLLNYGVNYDKTWIYDKIHHEINQFCSAHTMQQVYIDMFDQIDEKMKEAIQRDCTLYAPGIEIIGVRVTKPNIPLSIKRNFELMEEERTKALVAIEKQKVAEKEAETQKKIALSEAEKNAQVSRILMEQKLMEKESVKRQQEIENEMYIAREKSQTDANFYRVIKEAEANKLKLSPEFLQLRFIEAITNNSKIFFGNKVPNMIMDQKLLTNYLNGIARKEHVQI from the exons ATGGACGCACCGCAGCAACCGCAACAGCAGCAGAGCATGCGATCCTCGCCGCCTCCTTCTTCAGGAGGCGATCTCTTCTCCGTTGTGGTAATGGTGGTCTTCTCCCTCGTTTTCGTCACG GTGATGCTTTCATCCTCAATCTCAACAAGAAGCTCCAGCTTTTCTATCTTGCATCAAGTTCCTGAAGGCCATGTTGGTGTATATTGGAGGGGTGGTGCTCTTTTGAAAACAATTACTAATCCAG GTTTTCATTTGAAGTTGCCTCTGATAACCCACTTTGAGCCCATACAAGTTACGCTTCAGACAGACCAG GTAAGAGATATTCCATGTGGTACGAAAGGTGGTGTCATGATCAGCTTTGATAAGATAGAG GTTGTCAATCGCCTTCGTAAAGAGTATGTGTATGAAACTCTGCTCAATTATGGCGTGAATTATGATAAGACATGGATCTATGATAAGATTCATCATGAGATCAATCAGTTTTGCAGTGCTCATACTATGCAGCAAGTTTATATTGACATGTTTGATCAG ATTGatgaaaaaatgaaagaagCGATACAGAGGGATTGCACACTTTATGCTCCAGGGATTGAAATCATAGGTGTTCGTGTTACAAAGCCAAATATCCCCTTGAGCATTAAGCGAAATTTTGAACTGATGGAAGAGGAACGTACTAAG GCTTTAGTCGCCATAGAGAAACAGAAGGTGGCAGAGAAGGAAGCAGAGACCCAGAAGAAGATAGCTTTGTCAGAAGCAGAGAAGAATGCTCAGGTCAGCAGGATTCTCATGGAGCAGAAGCTAATGGAAAAGGAGAGTGTTAAGAGGCAGCAGGAGATTGAAAATGAAATGTACATCGCACGTGAGAAGAGCCAAACAGATGCCAATTTTTACAG AGTGATAAAAGAAGCTGAAGCCAACAAACTGAAACTCTCACCCGAATTTCTTCAGCTCAGATTCATTGAAGCCATTACAAATAATTCaaagatattctttggaaacAAA GTGCCTAACATGATAATGGATCAGAAGCTGCTTACTAATTATCTGAATGGCATTGCAAGAAAAGAGCATGTTCAGATTTAG